A genome region from Trichoderma asperellum chromosome 7, complete sequence includes the following:
- a CDS encoding uncharacterized protein (TransMembrane:1 (n4-12c16/17o560-583i)~SECRETED:SignalP(1-16)~CAZy:AA1), with translation MKRFLVLALAALGCQAKTVTHDFNVTWVTANPDGLADRKVVGINGQWPLPVIEVNKGDRLVVNMHNNLDRAASIHWHGMFQNNTNYMDGASMITQCPVPAGSSMTYNFTVNQNGTYWYHCHTDYCYPDGYRQALIVHDEDAPFKFDEEFTVTLSDWYHDMVEDLSSEFMSVYNPTGAEPIPNAFLFNDTFNTSLPVKPNKTYLIRIINISAFVGQYFYIEGHNFKIVEIDGVYTEPAEADTLYLGVAQRYAILLTTKNETDTNYPIVTVADSSLLDTMPPELRLNNTNWLEYNKNADHPQATINVTDSKSIVPFDDINLVSSDGMELLPEPDMEVNVTVIMNNLNNGQSYAFLNNISFTTPKVPSLYTAMSAGDDLVSNKGIYGEFTHPMVLNHNDVVQVVVNNADTGSHPFHLHGHNFQVIDRQPPYGEHFFDFLNGDPVPYDPNNHTAFPKVPARRDTFVLPPNGYIVMRFVADNPGVWIFHCHIDWHLSSGLAMIFVEAPQQMKERMTIPQEHIDVCQAAGIPSKGNAAADTLDFLDLKGQASQPGWIPDGFTARGIVALVFSILSAICGIISIVIYGLADVKKKQVDDVSTEAEQSGEVVVEENVENPSKS, from the coding sequence ATGAAGCGATTCTTGGTTCTAGCCCTCGCGGCGCTTGGCTGCCAGGCCAAGACGGTTACACACGACTTCAACGTCACTTGGGTCACAGCTAACCCCGATGGACTGGCAGACCGCAAAGTCGTTGGTATCAACGGCCAATGGCCTCTTCCAGTCATCGAGGTCAACAAGGGCGATCGCCTCGTAGTCAACATGCACAACAACCTTGATCGGGCAGCCTCGATTCACTGGCACGGCATGTTCCAAAACAACACAAACTACATGGACGGCGCATCCATGATCACACAATGCCCTGTGCCCGCCGGATCAAGCATGACCTACAACTTCACAGTTAACCAGAACGGTACTTATTGGTATCACTGCCATACAGACTACTGCTACCCCGATGGCTACCGCCAGGCGCTCATCGTCCATGACGAGGACGCCCCATTCAAGTTTGACGAAGAGTTCACAGTCACATTGTCAGACTGGTATCACGACATGGTCGAGGACTTGTCGTCTGAATTCATGTCTGTGTACAATCCCACCGGCGCGGAACCTATCCCCAATGCTTTCCTTTTCAACGACACTTTCAACACCAGCTTGCCCGTGAAGCCAAACAAGACATACCTGATCCGAATCATCAACATCAGCGCCTTTGTTGGGCAGTATTTCTACATCGAGGGCCACAACTTCAAGATTGTGGAAATCGATGGTGTTTATACAGAACCCGCTGAGGCTGACACTCTCTACCTTGGCGTTGCTCAAAGATATGCGATTCTATTGACGACAAAGAACGAGACGGACACCAACTATCCTATTGTTACTGTTGCGgattcctctcttctcgacACCATGCCTCCGGAACTCCGCCTTAACAACACCAACTGGCTGGAATATAACAAAAATGCCGATCACCCACAGGCAACCATTAATGTCACAGACAGCAAAAGTATTGTTCCATTCGATGATATAAACTTGGTATCGTCTGACGGAATGGAACTGCTTCCCGAGCCAGATATGGAGGTTAATGTGACTGTCATCATGAATAACCTGAACAATGGACAGAGCTACGCCTTCCTGAACAACATTTCATTCACAACGCCAAAGGTGCCGTCTCTCTACACTGCAATGTCAGCTGGGGATGATCTCGTCAGCAACAAGGGCATTTATGGCGAATTCACTCATCCAATGGTCCTGAACCACAATGATGTCGTGCAGGTTGTGGTCAACAACGCTGACACTGGTTCACATCCATTCCACCTTCACGGACATAATTTCCAGGTGATCGATCGCCAACCTCCTTATGGAGAGCACTTCTTCGATTTCTTGAACGGAGATCCTGTGCCGTATGACCCGAACAACCACACGGCATTCCCCAAGGTCCCGGCCCGCAGAGACACGTTTGTGCTGCCTCCCAATGGTTACATTGTCATGCGATTTGTTGCTGATAACCCCGGTGTTTGGATCTTCCACTGCCACATTGATTGGCATCTTTCTTCTGGTCTGGCCATGATCTTTGTCGAAGCCCCTCAGCAGATGAAGGAGCGCATGACAATCCCACAAGAGCATATCGACGTTTGTCAGGCTGCCGGGATACCCTCTAAAGGAAACGCCGCGGCTGACACACTGGATTTCCTCGACCTCAAGGGCCAAGCCTCCCAGCCCGGCTGGATTCCCGACGGATTCACTGCACGAGGTATCGTTGCGCTGGTGTTTTCTATTTTATCTGCTATCTGCGGTATCATAAGCATTGTTATATATGGTCTGGCagatgtgaagaagaagcaggttGATGATGTCTCAACCGAAGCCGAGCAGAGCGGCGAAGTTGTAGTGGAGGAGAACGTGGAGAACCCGTCCAAGTCATGA
- a CDS encoding uncharacterized protein (TransMembrane:7 (o6-32i53-78o93-112i151-174o180-200i207-227o295-314i)), whose amino-acid sequence MAKNVFAVQIFFIVFRECLEAVIIISVLLSFLKQCLGGPGQDQAIYKRLVRQVWLGSAAGIVICLIIGGAFIGAFYGLGKDIWSQSEDLWEGIFYLIATIIVSIMGLALLRINKMKDKWRVKIAHALAEKSGNSEKPRNWLSDWSRRHVMFILPFITTLREGVEAVVFVGGVSLSLPATAFPLPVVCGIIAGLAVGFFIYRGGNLMSIQLFLIASTSVLYLIAAGMFSKSIWSLQYHTFAQRVGSDVAEEGNGPGSYNILETVWHVNCCNPETDNGWDVFNSILGWQNTATYGSVIAYNVYWIFLVLTVSLLMYEEKTGSLPLKNQFLNTASKVPGLRRWVEKKRAKKEVNEFEVFQQVQAAGLLRE is encoded by the coding sequence ATGGCGAAGAACGTCTTCGCCGTCCAGATTTTCTTCATTGTGTTCCGAGAGTGCTTGGAAgctgtcatcatcatctcagtcctcctctctttcctCAAACAATGTCTCGGTGGACCAGGCCAAGACCAGGCCATCTATAAACGCCTGGTCAGGCAGGTATGGCTTGGCTCAGCAGCTGGTATTGTCATCTGTCTTATCATTGGTGGTGCTTTCATCGGAGCCTTCTACGGCCTTGGCAAGGACATCTGGTCCCAGTCTGAGGATCTCTGGGAGGGTATCTTTTATCTGATTGCCACAATTATCGTCTCAATCATGGGACTTGCCCTGCTAAGAATCAACAAGATGAAGGACAAGTGGCGTGTCAAGATTGCTCATGCCTTGGCTGAAAAGTCTGGCAATTCTGAAAAGCCGAGGAACTGGCTCAGCGACTGGTCCAGGAGACACGTCATGTTCATCTTGCCGTTTATTACCACTTTGCGAGAAGGAGTTGAGGCTGTCGTCTTTGTTGGTGGCGTCTCTCTTAGCTTGCCCGCAACGGCCTTCCCTCTGCCTGTTGTTTGCGGAATCATCGCTGGTCTCGCCGTCGGTTTCTTCATCTACCGCGGTGGCAACCTGATGTCGATACAGCTCTTCCTCATTGCTTCGACCAGTGTTTTATATCTGATTGCCGCCGGCATGTTCTCCAAGTCTATCTGGAGTCTGCAATACCACACATTTGCTCAGCGTGTCGGAAGCGATGTCGCTGAAGAAGGCAATGGCCCCGGCTCATACAATATTCTCGAGACCGTCTGGCATGTGAACTGCTGCAATCCCGAAACCGACAACGGCTGGGATGTTTTCAACTCCATCCTCGGTTGGCAGAACACCGCCACGTACGGCTCAGTTATCGCTTACAATGTTTACTGGATATTCCTCGTTCTTACAGTTTCTCTGCTCATGTACGAGGAGAAGACGGGATCACTGCCATTGAAGAATCAATTCCTAAACACCGCATCCAAGGTTCCAGGCCTCCGCCGATGGGTCGAGAAGAAGCGTGCGAAGAAAGAAGTCAACGAATTCGAGGTTTTCCAGCAGGTTCAAGCTGCAGGACTTTTGCGAGAGTAA
- a CDS encoding uncharacterized protein (EggNog:ENOG41~TransMembrane:12 (i70-90o110-131i143-160o166-188i200-219o231-249i269-290o310-331i338-359o365-391i411-431o451-473i)), producing the protein MADTPSSIELKTTPQHISTDIVNVPRQNSGPTPAESNYNSDRAVISGDDESPPDGTTEFSLPPVDRGKDAWLFLAACFVLEALVWGFPFAFGVFQDYYRTHEPFAGSSKIAVIGTTAMGIMYLDIPIIMGLQRLYPRPTRHAPAVGLLFLCLALAISSFSQNVTHLILTQGVLYAIGGSICYCPCILYMNEWFVKRRGMAYGAMWAGSGLGGFTIPLLLEYFLDKYGFRTTLRIWSLSVFILSAPLIWFIKPRVPASSTHLNPFNLKFLLTRSFCLFQLTNIVEGIGYFLPGIYLPTYARVSLGAGDFPSALTLLVLNVGAVIGCVVMGTLTDRLHVTTCIAISTIGTAIGTFFLWGLGTNMASLYVFCVIYGLFAGSYTSTWPGVMKYYLSTMSGSGEEGSGNRGSYDPLMIFGVLSAGRGVGNVVSGPLSEALIKGMPWQGQAAAGYGSGYGTLIAFTGATAVVGGGSYLFRRIGWL; encoded by the exons ATGGCGGACACACCATCATCTATAGAGTTGAAGACAACTCCACAGCATATATCCACCGATATAGTCAATGTTCCGAGGCAAAATTCTGGCCCAACCCCCGCTGAGAGCAACTACAATTCAGACCGTGCAGTCATctctggagatgatgaatcTCCCCCGGACGGCACAACAGAGTTTTCATTGCCGCCCGTAGACAGGGGGAAAGATGCTTGGCTTTTCTTGGCAGCTTGTTTCGTTTTAGAGGCGTTAGTATGGG GCTTTCCATTTGCGTTTGGTGTGTTTCAAGACTATTATCGCACACACGAACCCTTTGCTGGGTCGTCTAAAATTGCTGTTATTGGAACTACGGCAATG GGTATCATGTATCTCGATATTCCCATCATCATGGGCCTCCAGCGCTTGTACCCGAGACCCACCCGCCATGCGCCTGCCGTGGGTCTTCTATTCTTATGCCTCGCTCTCGccatctcttccttttcccaaAACGTCACGCACCTCATCTTGACACAGGGAGTCCTATACGCAATTGGCGGCTCCATTTGTTATTGCCCATGTATCTTATATATGAACGAATGGTTCGTCAAGCGTCGTGGAATGGCCTATGGGGCTATGTGGGCCGGCAGCGGCCTAGGTGGCTTTAcaattcctcttcttttggaaTATTTCCTTGACAAGTACGGATTCAGAACTACATTACGGATATGGTCTCTCAGCGTGTTCATTTTGTCTGCTCCCTTGATATGGTTCATCAAGCCACGGGTACCTGCGTCAAGCACACACCTCAATCCTTTTAACCTCAAGTTTTTGTTGACCCgttctttttgcttgttcCAGCTTACGAATATTGTCGAAGGCATTGGCTACTTTCTTCCGGGTATTTATTTGCCGACATATGCTCGTGTGTCTCTTGGTGCTGGCGATTTCCCATCGGCTCTGACACTCTTGGTCTTGAACGTTGGCGCAGTCATAGGGTGCGTCGTCATGGGTACCTTGACTGATCGTCTCCATGTGACGACGTGTATCGCAATATCGACCATTGGCACAGCAATCGGTACCTTTTTTCTATGGGGACTTGGCACTAACATGGCGTCCCTTTACGTGTTCTGCGTCATATATGGTCTGTTTGCAGGCTCGTATACGTCAACTTGGCCAGGAGTTAtgaaatattatttatcaACTATGAGTGGATCGGGAGAAGAGGGCAGTGGGAACCGTGGTAGCTACGACCCCCTCATGATATTTGGCGTGCTCTCCGCTGGACGGGGCGTTGGTAACGTCGTTTCAGGGCCGCTGAGCGAGGCACTGATCAAGGGGATGCCatggcaaggccaagctgctgctggatatGGGAGCGGATATGGGACACTGATAGCCTTTACAGGGGCAACGGCTGTCGTTGGCGGTGGTAGCTATTTGTTCAGGAGAATTGGGTGGCTATAA
- a CDS encoding uncharacterized protein (EggNog:ENOG41): MSLFEGTYIIRSALSQHKPVDLEASNPTGRLIQYTFHGGPNQQWRISHVGNDEFSIQNVATGTYAAAQNGNNTVIRAARTNPQGDASARWKFVRANASSDTWYIRNVAYNSKTFDVTASNQADLTEILAYSYHGGLNQQFTFTRVGC, from the exons ATGTCTCTCTTTGAAGGAACTTACATCATCCGCTCCGCCTTGTCCCAGCACAAGCCTGTTGATCTTGAGGCTTCCAATCCTACTGGCCGTCTCATCCAATA CACATTCCACGGCGGCCCCAACCAGCAATGGCGCATTTCCCACGTCGGTAACGACGAGTTCAGCATTCAAAACGTTGCCACTGGCAcctatgctgctgctcaga ATGGAAACAATACCGTGATTAGAGCCGCCAGAACCAATCCCCAGGGCGATGCTTCTGCTCGTTGGAAATTTGTCAGGGCCAATGCCAGCAGCGACACTTGGTA CATTCGCAACGTGGCATACAACAGCAAGACTTTTGATGTAACTGCTAGCAACCAGGCGGATTTGACGGAGATCCTTGCTTATTCTTACCATGGCGGCTTGAACCAGCAGTTTACCTTTACGCGCGTTGGTTGTTAA